One Oncorhynchus nerka isolate Pitt River linkage group LG5, Oner_Uvic_2.0, whole genome shotgun sequence genomic window carries:
- the LOC115120888 gene encoding nucleolar and coiled-body phosphoprotein 1-like, with protein sequence MADQGISTPSVIGLVTIFCCIYGGQFVNAAGLSTTRYVITNGNVILNPGIRGGVLQEILWKHGVNKTVEWSTGGIQEFQDFKGKTTLNTTTGEITIRQLTKQLSGVYEAECVIGQKIQTFQQRVEVIDPVSQPKVTCELNGTMATIHCSAEGPLVEYRWSWPDHQGEMWSQEQTGQHYNIKSPESVSYTCEARNPVSEKTLTYSSNDCLATGNPEIYIYTGIGAGVLLVAVVVAVVVWLVKKRSKDLRSTGNASHLEEDREKAVAIRQAEIVEEENKLLLDEELKDRVSQINQTSEAVNTGDGEGEKKPLLDKAGSTDTDVIVSNIPFKLNNQNQVWGRESGKKQREEKEQNTESKQNMNVTLGTVTQDSVQTAPPKPPRSSLNYNSPYPQTLETQHSREHHGRGTDQSMACYGTEREGAGDGQLMPQKVLILDTEEESGGKEEGTREDREDVEKEKVGGDDSVTEEGEGQEDTDRRDDGGERNGQERETENNEEEQVKGEGEERGKKGEETQKGEKRKSPTSPKQTLPQKAPPPPLAPKPSSIRHINQMGVEQGSVVKTMETQRSTGQVDRERGTPDLSGLRRPTNSVSDSTDTPDRSSPGLSALPIVTAFSPKVGSGTLSNPVKASSGAPSRPGDTSSGAPSRPGDTRSSAPSRPGYTSPSAPSRPGDTSSGASSGPGDTSSSAPSRPGDTSSSAPSRPGYTSSGAPSRPGDTSSGAPSGPGDTSSDTTSTAIESSSDTLSTTEENVLTETSKATASVPGETS encoded by the exons ATGGCTGACCAAGGAATATCAACTCCCAGTGTAATAGGACTAGTCACTATATTCTGTTGCATTTATGGCGGACAATTCGTCAATG CAGCTGGACTGTCCACCACCCGTTATGTCATCACAAACGGCAATGTCATTCTCAACCCTGGGATCCGTGGTGGAGTTTTACAGGAGATCCTGTGGAAACATGGAGTAAACAAGACGGTGGAATGGAGCACTGGCGGGATACAGGAATTTCAGGATTTTAAAGGGAAGACAACCTTGAACACCACAACAGGAGAAATCACTATCAGACAGCTGACCAAGCAGCTCAGTGGGGTGTATGAGGCAGAGTGTGTGATTGGTCAAAAAATACAGACCTTTCAGCAGAGAGTGGAAGTCATTG ACCCAGTATCACAACCTAAAGTCACCTGTGAATTGAACGGTACCATGGCAACAATTCACTGCAGTGCTGAGGGTCCACTGGTGGAGTATCGCTGGTCTTGGCCTGACCACCAGGGGGAGATGTGGAGCCAGGAGCAGACTGGACAGCACTACAACATCAAATCCCCAGAGTCAGTCAGCTACACCTGTGAGGCCAGGAACCCAGTCAGTGAGAAGACACTGACCTACAGCAGCAATGACTGTCTGGCTACAG gtaatCCTGAGATCTACATCTACACTGGTATTGGTGCAGGTGTCTTGTTGGTTGCTGTTGTGGTTGCTGTTGTGGTCTGGCTCGTCAAGAAGCGTTCCAAAG ATTTGCGGAGCACAGGGAATGCCAGCCATCTTGAAGAGGATCGAGAGAAGGCGGTGGCAATCAGGCAGGCAGAGATTGTGGAAGAGGAGAATAAGCTATTATTAGATGAAGAACTAAAGGACAGGGTCAGTCAGATCAACCAGACCAGTGAGGCTGTGAACACTGGAGATGGTGAGGGAGAGAAGAAACCATTACTAGACAAGGCAGGATCCACTGatacagatgttattgtgagtaaTATCCCGTTCAAACTGAACAACCAGAATCAGGTTTGGGGTCGGGAGTCCggaaagaaacagagggaagaAAAAGAGCAGAACACAGAATCCAAACAGAACATGAACGTTACCTTGGGGACTGTTACCCAAGATTCTGTCCAAACTGCTCCTCCAAAACCACCTCGGAGCAGCCTTAACTATAATTCACCGTACCCACAGACTCTGGAGAcacagcacagcagagagcaTCATGGGAGAGGAACTGACCAAAGCATGGCTTGTtatggcacagagagagagggagcgggagatgGACAGCTTATGCCCCAGAAAGTCCTCATCTTAGacacagaggaggagagtggaggaaaggaggaggggacaagagaggacagagaagatgtTGAGAAAGAGAAGGTAGGAGGAGATGATTCagtgacagaggagggagaggggcaagAAGATACAGAtaggagagatgatggaggagaaagaaatggacaggagagagagactgaaaataATGAAGAAGAGCaggtgaaaggagagggagaagaaagagggaagaaaggagaagagacacagaagggagagaaaagaaagagccCAACTTCTCCCAAACAAACACTCCCCCAAAAAGCCCCCCCACCACCTCTCGCCCCAAAACCATCATCTATAAGACACATTAACCAGATGGGTGTAGAACAAGGAAGCGTAGTGAAGACAATGGAAACCCAGAGGAGCACTGgtcaggtagacagagagagaggaacacctGACCTATCAGGTCTGAGGAGACCCACTAACTCAGTGTCAGACAGTACAGACACTCCTGATAGAAGCAGTCCAGGATTGTCAGCTCTTCCTATAGTCACAGCATTTAGTCCAAAGGTGGGCAGTGGTACTCTATCCAATCCAGTAAAGGCCAGTTCAGGTGCACCCTCCAGACCAGGAGACACCAGTTCAGGTGCACCCTCCAGACCAGGAGACACCCGTTCAAGTGCACCCTCCAGACCAGGATATACCAGTCCAAGTGCACCCTCCAGACCAGGAGACaccagttcaggtgcatcctccGGACCAGGAGACACCAGTTCAAGTGCACCCTCCAGACCAGGAGACACCAGTTCAAGTGCACCCTCCAGACCAGGATACACCAGTTCAGGTGCACCCTCCAGACCAGGAGACACCAGTTCAGGTGCACCCTCCGGACCAGGAGACACCAGTTCAGATACAACTAGTACAGCAATAGAGAGTAGCTCAGATACTCTGTCTACGACAGAGGAAAATGTACTAACAGAGACCAGTAAAGCTACAGCCTCTGTACCAGGAGAAACCAGTTGA